One part of the Haliotis asinina isolate JCU_RB_2024 chromosome 2, JCU_Hal_asi_v2, whole genome shotgun sequence genome encodes these proteins:
- the LOC137274007 gene encoding perilipin-4-like: MHRGHSFTHVYEMAKCQPCTNLLEVSVKVGTDTVCTMLVRNISDIVDITTLPGASVTLKTIRKEFHDGASTREQESVCNENSVQNIKNEDDEPIESNDDILDSLLRLTACINENRHNGMIPRSASICNTELSFEDSDGGQPESGTAEDGTTAYSQWPLPPSLCHPQFRINRMLRKVVTDHPMVAPKEPLMGMRGVAVQQKTGSELLGPESQIPDVRMVLLHFILKWVFWIEAECHDERLDRWNMSQETEELLVFMATCRVLDRPAVSSIADSAQGTSDQYHVLKVTTSLVYSTDKGSWTVERSTWLVPCLEDHEAAADSVVMGNQASLENMPLASRTSTAAGSKAVENQVSPVQGAVDSKTKARESQASHVQGSVDSQTAATSKAMEIQASLVQGSVDSQIVAGSNAMETQASLVQGSVDSQIVAGSKALEIQASLVQGSVDGQICEASKAMETQASLVQGSVDSQICEGSKAMENQASLVQGSVDSQIVAGSKVMENQASLVQGYVDSQMVAGSKAMENQASFVQGSVDGQIFEGSKAMENQASLVQGSVDSQMVAGSKAMENQSSLVQGSVDSQMVAISKAMENQASLVQWSADGQIVASSNSMENQASLLQGSVDGQIVADSKAIEIQASLVQGSVDSQIVAISKAMENQASLVQGSADGQMVAGSKAMENQASLVQGSADGQIVTISNSMETQASLVQGSVDGQIVADSKAIEIQASLVQGSGDSQIVAISRAMENQASRVQGSGDGQMVAGSKAMENQASLVQGSADGQIVASSNSMETQASLVQGSVDGQIVADSKVMENQASLVQGSVDSQMVAGSKAMENQASFVQGSVDGQIFEGSKAMENQASLVQGSVDSQIVADSKAMEIQASLVQGSVDSQIVASSNSMETQASLVQGSVDGQIVADSKAIEIQAFLVQGSVDSQMVAISKAMENQASLVQGSADGQIVASSNSMETQACLLQGSVDSQIVAISKAMENQASLVQGSADGQMVAGSKAMENQASLVQGSADGQIVAISNSMETQASLVQGSVDGQIVADSKAIEIQASLVQGSGDSQIVAISKAMENQASLVQGSVDSQMVAISKAMENQASLVQGSVDSQIVADSKAIAIQSSLVQRSVDSQIVADSKAMENQASLIQGSGDGQIVASSNTMETQASLVQGSVDSQIVAGSKALEIQASLVQGSVDSQICEGSKAMENQASLVQGSVDSQICEGSTTMENQASLVQGSVDSQIFEGSKVMEIQASLVQGSVDSQMVAGSKAMENQSSLVQGPVDSQIVANSRAMENQASLVHGSADSQIAVGSKSMENQYSFVQRPVDGKTVAGSKAMENQACLVPADSQISESAKVFENQSSPVQDSVESQNTAGSNVGESQAPHVHELVDHQTATKSRPMENQPQDAMAVLPGPVSGRALTESVVKNQTSLAMGATSGHNDSMSRIGVKQSSPTPDWAVAHSESVWQARENRSVPVAKQALTEMKSPVRDGAFDIKTRTCSRPSPTQPYVASGANSPGVQDHMVVLETKAPTTQVSGERKSFQNQIYSSNFNETWSNQYPCDTVLPANDYTVSRHAMSGRTEPSHARKKTHANHDEMGLYQQGRRKRHRKTKAPSTLKRDRARTQQRIQEKKLSILGEKKWGETSMAQNNSCHLPRQEERTARFCTACVGTLLEHAGNSTDVIELKQNIVLDLAPDLFYDKIRTIYGAVVHLLPNKKEFQLRQLMCAPRAGPHETCVHNMVRELKAEGKKIGHLLHYFCQEGTKREDIVKLIRKVHQCDFCRNTSADVV, encoded by the exons ATGCATAGAGGACATTCATTTACACACGTCTATGAAATGGCAAAGTGTCAGCCATGCACAAATCTTCTGGAAGTGTCTGTCAAGGTTGGCACAGACACAGTCTGCACCATGCTGGTGAGAAACATTAGCGACATTGTCGATATCACCACACTCCCAGGTGCAAGTGTAACCTTGAAAACTATTCGAAAGGAATTTCATGACGGAGCCTCGACTCGTGAGCAGGAAAGCGTTTGTAACGAAAACAGTGTCCAGAACATAAAGAATGAGGACGATGAACCAATAGAAAGCAACGATGACATCCTTGATTCATTATTGCGGCTTACTGCCTGTATCAATGAAAATAGACACAATGGCATGATCCCACGTAGCGCTTCGATCTGCAACACAGAGCTGAGTTTTGAAGATAGTGATGGTGGACAACCAGAAAGTGGCACTGCTGAAGATGGTACCACTGCGTATTCTCAATGGCCACTACCACCGTCCCTCTGTCATCCGCAATTTCGGATTAACAGAATGTTGAGAAAAGTGGTCACTGATCACCCCATGGTGGCCCCCAAGGAACCGTTGATGGGTATGCGTGGCGTTGCGGTTCAACAAAAGACGGGAAGCGAGCTACTCGGTCCAGAGAGTCAGATTCCAGATGTTAGAATGGTGCTGCTACATTTCATCCTGAAGTGGGTTTTCTGGATCGAAGCGGAGTGTCATGATGAACGTCTGGATAGATGGAATATGTCCCAGGAAACAGAAGAGCTCCTGGTTTTTATGGCAACATGTCGCGTCCTGGACAGGCCAGCTGTATCCTCAATCGCTGACTCAGCACAAGGAACATCAGATCAGTATCATGTCTTGAAGGTAACAACATCACTGGTTTATTCAACCGATAAGGGATCCTGGACGGTGGAAAGAAGTACCTGGCTTGTGCCGTGTCTTGAAGACCACGAGGCAGCAGCTGACTCAGTGGTTATGGGAAACCAGGCTTCTCTTGAAAATATGCCTTTAGCCAGCAGGACTAGTACTGCTGCCGGATCAAAGGCTGTAGAAAACCAAGTGTCTCCTGTACAAGGAGCAGTAGACAGCAAGACAAAAGCTAGGGAAAGCCAGGCTTCTCATGTACAAGGGTCTGTAGACAGCCAGACTGCTGCCACGTCAAAGGCTATGGAAATCCAAGCCTCTCTTGTACAAGGGTCTGTAGACAGCCAGATTGTTGCCGGCTCTAATGCTATGGAAACCCAAGCTTCTCTTGTACAAGGGTCTGTAGACAGCCAGATTGTTGCCGGCTCTAAGGCTTTGGAAATCCAAGCCTCTCTTGTACAAGGGTCTGTAGACGGCCAGATTTGTGAAGCCTCAAAGGCTATGGAAACCCAAGCCTCTCTTGTACAAGGGTCTGTAGACAGCCAGATTTGTGAAGGCTCAAAGGCTATGGAAAACCAAGCCTCTCTTGTACAAGGGTCTGTAGACAGCCAGATTGTTGCCGGCTCTAAGGTTATGGAAAACCAAGCCTCTCTTGTACAAGGGTATGTAGACAGCCAGATGGTTGCCGGCTCAAAGGCTATGGAAAACCAAGCCTCTTTTGTACAAGGGTCTGTAGACGGCCAGATTTTTGAAGGCTCAAAGGCTATGGAAAACCAAGCTTCTCTTGTACAAGGGTCTGTAGACAGCCAGATGGTTGCCGGCTCTAAGGCTATGGAAAACCAATCCTCTCTTGTACAAGGGTCTGTAGACAGCCAGATGGTTGCTATCTCTAAGGCTATGGAAAACCAAGCCTCTCTTGTACAATGGTCTGCAGACGGCCAGATTGTTGCCAGCTCTAATTCTATGGAAAACCAAGCTTCTCTTTTACAAGGGTCTGTAGACGGCCAGATTGTTGCCGACTCTAAGGCTATAGAAATCCAAGCCTCTCTTGTACAAGGGTCTGTAGACAGCCAGATTGTTGCCATCTCTAAGGCTATGGAAAACCAAGCCTCTCTTGTACAAGGGTCTGCAGACGGTCAGATGGTTGCCGGTTCTAAGGCTATGGAAAACCAAGCCTCTCTTGTACAAGGGTCTGCAGACGGCCAGATTGTTACCATCTCTAACTCTATGGAAACCCAAGCTTCTCTTGTACAAGGGTCTGTAGACGGCCAGATTGTTGCCGACTCTAAGGCTATAGAAATCCAAGCCTCTCTTGTACAAGGGTCTGGAGACAGCCAGATTGTTGCCATCTCTAGGGCTATGGAAAACCAAGCCTCTCGTGTACAAGGGTCTGGAGACGGTCAGATGGTTGCCGGCTCTAAGGCTATGGAAAACCAAGCCTCTCTTGTACAAGGGTCTGCAGACGGCCAGATTGTTGCCAGCTCTAATTCTATGGAAACCCAAGCTTCTCTTGTACAAGGGTCTGTAGACGGCCAGATTGTTGCCGACTCTAAGGTTATGGAAAACCAAGCCTCTCTTGTACAAGGGTCTGTAGACAGCCAGATGGTTGCCGGCTCAAAGGCTATGGAAAACCAAGCCTCTTTTGTACAAGGGTCTGTAGACGGCCAGATTTTTGAAGGCTCAAAGGCTATGGAAAACCAAGCCTCTCTTGTACAAGGGTCTGTAGACAGCCAGATTGTTGCCGACTCTAAGGCTATGGAAATCCAAGCCTCTCTTGTACAAGGGTCTGTAGACAGTCAGATTGTTGCCAGCTCTAATTCTATGGAAACCCAAGCTTCTCTTGTACAAGGGTCTGTAGACGGCCAGATTGTTGCCGACTCTAAGGCTATAGAAATCCAAGCCTTTCTTGTACAAGGGTCTGTAGACAGCCAGATGGTTGCTATCTCTAAGGCTATGGAAAACCAAGCCTCTCTTGTACAAGGGTCTGCAGACGGCCAGATTGTTGCCAGCTCTAATTCTATGGAAACCCAAGCTTGTCTTTTACAAGGGTCTGTAGACAGCCAGATTGTTGCCATCTCTAAGGCTATGGAAAACCAAGCCTCTCTTGTACAAGGGTCTGCAGACGGTCAGATGGTTGCCGGTTCTAAGGCTATGGAAAACCAAGCCTCTCTTGTACAAGGGTCTGCAGACGGCCAGATTGTTGCCATCTCTAATTCTATGGAAACCCAAGCTTCTCTTGTACAAGGGTCTGTAGACGGCCAGATTGTTGCCGACTCTAAGGCTATAGAAATCCAAGCCTCTCTTGTACAAGGGTCTGGAGACAGCCAGATTGTTGCCATCTCTAAGGCTATGGAAAACCAAGCCTCTCTTGTACAAGGGTCTGTAGACAGCCAGATGGTTGCCATCTCTAAGGCTATGGAAAACCAAGCCTCTCTTGTACAAGGGTCTGTAGACAGCCAGATTGTTGCCGACTCTAAGGCTATAGCAATCCAATCCTCTCTTGTACAGAGGTCTGTAGACAGCCAGATTGTTGCCGACTCTAAGGCTATGGAAAACCAAGCCTCTCTTATACAAGGGTCTGGAGACGGCCAGATTGTTGCCAGCTCTAATACTATGGAAACCCAAGCTTCTCTTGTACAAGGGTCTGTAGACAGCCAGATTGTTGCCGGCTCTAAGGCTTTGGAAATCCAAGCCTCTCTTGTACAAGGGTCTGTAGACAGCCAGATTTGTGAAGGCTCAAAGGCTATGGAAAACCAAGCCTCTCTTGTACAAGGGTCTGTAGACAGCCAGATTTGTGAAGGCTCAACGACTATGGAAAATCAAGCCTCTCTTGTACAAGGGTCTGTAGACAGCCAGATTTTTGAAGGCTCAAAGGTTATGGAAATCCAAGCCTCTCTTGTACAAGGGTCTGTAGACAGCCAGATGGTTGCCGGCTCTAAGGCTATGGAAAACCAATCCTCTCTTGTACAAGGGCCTGTAGACAGTCAGATTGTTGCCAACTCAAGGGCCATGGAAAACCAAGCCTCTCTTGTACATGGATCTGCTGACAGCCAGATTGCAGTCGGCTCAAAATCTATGGAAAACCAATACTCTTTTGTACAAAGGCCTGTAGACGGCAAGACTGTTGCCGGCTCAAAGGCTATGGAAAACCAAGCCTGTCTTGTACCTGCAGACAGCCAGATTTCTGAAAGCGCAAAGGTTTTTGAAAATCAATCCTCACCCGTACAAGACTCTGTAGAAAGCCAGAATACTGCAGGCTCAAATGTTGGGGAAAGTCAGGCCCCGCATGTACATGAGCTAGTAGACCACCAGACTGCCACAAAATCGAGGCCTATGGAAAACCAGCCTCAGGATGCGATGGCTGTTTTGCCGGGACCTGTGAGTGGTCGGGCTCTCACTGAGTCAGTGGTCAAAAACCAAACCTCTCTGGCGATGGGCGCTACAAGTGGCCACAATGATTCTATGTCCAGGATTGGGGTAAAGCAATCGTCCCCAACGCCGGACTGGGCAGTAGCCCATTCTGAGAGTGTATGGCAGGCCCGTGAAAACCGATCCGTTCCAGTAGCAAAACAGGCTTTGACTGAAATGAAATCGCCTGTGAGGGATGGAGCTTTCGATATCAAGACACGTACGTGTTCAAGACCTTCGCCAACCCAACCATATGTTGCATCAGGTGCTAATTCTCCCGGGGTTCAAGATCACATGGTAGTCCTAGAGACAAAAGCACCCACCACACAGGTGTCTGGCGAAAGGAAGTCATTCCAGAACCAAATCTATTCGTCCAATTTTAATGAAACTTGGTCCAACCAATATCCCTGCGATACAGTCCTTCCCGCCAATGATTACACAGTATCCCGTCACGCAATGTCAGGTCGCACAGAGCCCAGTCACGCCAGAAAGAAAACACATGCCAACCATGACGAAATGGGTCTTTACCAGCAAGGGAGACGGAAACGTCACAGGAAGACTAAAGCACCATCCACACTCAAACGAGACAGAGCACGAACACAACAACGGATACAAGAGAAGAAG CTAAGTATTCTTGGAGAGAAGAAATGGGGAGAAACGTCCATGGCTCAGAATAATTCATGTCATCTGCCCCGACAGGAAGAAC GTACCGCCCGCTTTTGTACCGCCTGTGTTGGCACTTTGCTGGAGCACGCTGGTAACAGCACTGATGTGATCGAACTAAAGCAG AACATTGTCTTGGATTTGGCACCAGACCTGTTCTATGACAAAATAAGGACTATTTATGGAGCAGTGGTTCATCTCCTTCCAAACAAGAAGGAATTTCAACTGAGACAATTGAT gtGTGCCCCTCGGGCTGGACCCCATGAGACGTGTGTCCACAACATGGTCAGAGAACTCAAGGCCGAGGGCAAGAAGATAGGGCATTTGCTACACTATTTCTGTCAGGAGGGGACGAAGCGAGAGGACATCGTTAAACTGATAAGAAAGGTGCATCAGTGTGACTTCTGCAGAAACACCTCAGCGGATGTCGTCTGA
- the LOC137272734 gene encoding uncharacterized protein: MALTPDGPLSRRPERFRSSNKTGNWLLVCRDEAREENSDDSGQGDDYKSNLDTDPDDPKASSPSRQRTRMTNRGDAGDETPLKTIVPTKQQQESLGPTGTEGNSSGFAQARDQTCTQQQSLGPTETERNVSGFAQAKNQTCTQQQSLRPTGTEGNASGYAQAKNLTYTQQQSLRLAGTEGNTGDFAQAKNQTCIQQQSLRPAGTEENAGDLTQTKTQSCTQQQSLRPTGTEGNASGYAQAKILTYTQQQSLRPAGKEGNAGDLTQAKNLSCTQQQSLRPTGTDGNAGDLTQAKNLSCIQQQSLRLAGTDGNVGDFAQVKHQTCTQQQSLSPIGTEGNASGFAQARDKNNTQHPHLRPAGMRRESEKKCPTSVIGGQGTVDPERNPTQKCPVQAAATQTPKHDLKNEMSKRCDTRVGASPKRLTVAENIERSKGANLSDRVRITTPMQMDPVVVGSSEPLGQEQGPSATAVIRPSGTMEKSTGVKQSAGASERVQTPLEPGPTPAGSEQVDRDTDVPCTTSVGFLLDLTEGGHNYKIKEEPASEMQSAYGLGAQLLGYEKWKLDKLWYAQVPGQDTKVERVKNILKALKAEGKTMGHVLLYFIQKDSRRLDIVKLIREIHQCDCCKKILKM; encoded by the exons ATGGCACTGACACCTGATGGGCCACTGTCTCGAAGACCTGAAAGGTTCAGAAGTTCCAACAAGACTGGAAACTGGTTACTCGTGTGCAGAG ATGAAGCACGAGAGGAAAACTCGGACGACTCAGGCCAGGGCGATGATTACAAGAGTAACCTTGATACAGATCCAGATGATCCAAAAGCTTCATCACCGAGCAGACAGAGAACGAGGATGACAAACAGGGGCGATGCTGGTGATGAAACACCACTGAAGACCATAGTTCCAACCAAACAACAACAGGAAAGTCTGGGACCAACAGGCACAGAGGGAAATTCCAGTGGGTTTGCACAGGCCAGAGATCAAACCTGCACCCAACAGCAAAGTCTGGGACCAACAGAAACAGAGAGAAATGTCAGCGGTTTTGCACAGGCAAAAAATCAAACCTGCACCCAGCAGCAAAGTCTGAGACCAACAGGCACTGAGGGAAATGCCAGTGGTTATGCACAGGCAAAAAATCTAACTTACACCCAACAGCAAAGTCTGAGACTAGCAGGCACTGAGGGAAATACCGGTGATTTTGCACAGGCAAAAAATCAAACCTGCATCCAGCAGCAAAGTCTGAGACCAGCAGGCACAGAGGAAAACGCCGGTGATTTGACACAGACCAAAACTCAATCCTGCACCCAGCAGCAAAGTCTGAGACCAACAGGCACTGAAGGAAATGCCAGTGGTTATGCACAGGCAAAAATTCTAACTTACACCCAACAGCAAAGTCTGAGACCAGCAGGCAAAGAGGGAAATGCCGGTGATTTGACACAGGCCAAAAATCTATCCTGCACCCAGCAGCAAAGTCTGAGACCAACAGGCACAGACGGAAATGCCGGTGATTTGACACAGGCCAAAAATCTATCCTGCATCCAGCAGCAAAGTCTGAGACTAGCAGGCACAGACGGAAATGTCGGTGATTTTGCACAGGTAAAACATCAAACCTGCACCCAGCAGCAAAGTCTGTCACCAATAGGCACAGAGGGAAATGCCAGTGGGTTTGCACAGGCAAGAGACAAAAACAACACTCAACATCCACATCTGAGGCCAGCTGGTATGAGACGTGAATCTGAGAAGAAATGCCCAACTAGTGTAATAGGTGGTCAAGGAACTGTTGATCCCGAACGAAATCCTACCCAGAAATGTCCAGTCCAGGCAGCTGCAACACAGACCCCGAAACATGACCTAAAGAATGAAATGAGTAAGAGATGTGACACACGTGTGGGAGCCTCGCCTAAGCGATTGACGGTTGCTGAAAATATAGAGAGAAGTAAAGGTGCAAACCTTTCAGATCGTGTTCGAATAACAACACCTATGCAAATGGACCCTGTGGTAGTAGGTTCATCTGAGCCTCTTGGACAAGAACAAGGACCATCAGCAACAGCGGTCATTAGACCATCGGGGACTATGGAAAAAAGCACAGGCGTCAAACAGTCAGCAGGTGCGTCTGAAAGGGTGCAGACACCGTTAGAGCCCGGACCAACACCTGCAGGCTCGGAACAGGTAGACAGAG ATACCGATGTTCCTTGTACGACTTCAGTTGGGTTTCTGCTTGATCTCACGGAAGGCGGGCATAATTACAAGATAAAAGAG GAGCCTGCCAGCGAGATGCAATCTGCGTATGGGCTAGGGGCTCAATTGCTGGGATATGAAAAATGGAAGCTGGATAAGTTGTG GTATGCCCAGGTCCCTGGCCAGGACACTAAGGTGGAGAGAGTGAAAAATATCTTGAAAGCACTAAAAGCAGAGGGAAAGACAATGGGCCATGTACTGCTCTACTTTATCCAGAAAGATAGTAGACGATTGGACATTGTGAAATTGATTAGAGAAATACATCAGTGTGACTGCTGCaagaaaattttgaaaatgtaa